Below is a window of Ammoniphilus sp. CFH 90114 DNA.
ACGAAATGGATTCAAAAGAATTCTATGTTTGCACGTTGGCAAGGAAAAATCGTGGGTTCCGTATACGTAGGGTTAGGTTTGAAATTAGCTTTTGAAAAGAGGGTATAGGCATGAAAATTTGGAAACAGCCGACCTATATGATTCATAGTGTGGATGAATTAAGACAAAAACTTATCCAATAGACACTTCGTATGGTCTAAAAAAAGGAGGGGAACCTAAAAAAAGTTTATTAATTGCGGGAGAGGATTTATCTATGGCGGACATTGATGACATTTCTTCAAGACTAATCATCACTCTCCAAGAAAGAGGGTGTGAAATAACCAAAGAAAATGGGGCAGCGAACGCTATTATTATCGCGATTGCGGAAGCGTATCATCTTGGAATCGAGAAAGGGATACGGTCCGGAAAAATTGAGATGATTGAATTGATGGATATGCAAATCAATGATGTGAAAAGTAAACTCCTAGATCATTTGTAGATTTTATGGATAAAAGTGTAAAAAAAATGAATACTACCTTTTAGACAAATTAAAAGGAGGTATTGTTAATGGAAAAGAGAAAGTTTGGGTTAGTTTTGTTGATGATCATGATGGTTTTATCCTTCTCAGCGGGAGCGTTCGCAGAGGAGCAAGGTGTTAAAAAGGACATTGTTGATACGGCGATAGAAGCTGGGAATTTTAATACATTGGCAGCTGCTTTAAAAAAGGCTGGTTTGGTTGACACATTGAAAGGCAAAGGTCCATTCACCGTGTTTGCTCCAACAGATGAGGCCTTTAATAAATTATTAAAGAAGCTAGATATTACCGCAGAAGAATTGTTAGCAAGAAAAGACTTAAAGGATATTCTGCTGTACCATGTTGTACCAGGTAAGGTCATGTCTGGTGATCTCAAAGACGGAATGAAAGTAGAGACTTTGGCTAAGAAGAAAGTGAAAATATCACTTAATCCTACTAAAGTGAACAAAGCAAATGTAATAAAGCCAGACATCGAGGCTTCTAATGGTGTAATCCATGTAATTGATGAGGTATTATTGCCATAAGAGGGCAAGATCAAAATGAACCGGAAAAGTTTCTGTTATTTCTCTTTATAAGAAGAGGATAAATAGCGGAGCGTCTTCCGGTTCTTTTATTGTCAGAATCTAACTATGAAACTTTGGAACCTTGGGAGTTTTATAACAATGACTCGATATAGGGTGCAAGATCCATCTAAACAGTCATTATATGGGTTAGGTTGTTAGATTCTCGACTACTTCTTCTAATGTAAGCCGTTGAATTTGATTTATCGTAATTTGTTGGTTTTTTAATTCCATTTCAAGAGCAGATAAATGATTTGTTACGATTTCTGGAGGATTCATTGAAGTACTGATAACATGGGCATGATCCAGAAGGCTATCCGTAACTTGAGACACGCTCACTCTAGCCCAATGTTCACGTACATCATCCTTATTAAAGGTGAGTACGATTTTTCCTTCTTCTATGACTGCGATGTAATCGGATAATTGTTCCACTTCATCGGCAATATGTGTAGCGATTAAAATGCTTCTTTCTCCATCCTCCATATAGTTCAGTAAATCTTCCTTCATTTTCCGTTGGGAAACCATATCCATACCGGCAGAAGGTTCATCAAGCACTAATAACTGGGAGTCGTAACATAAGGAGAAGATGAACTCTACCTTTTTTCTCGTACCTGTTGAACCGTGTTCATATTTCATATTTTCATCAATCTGGTACCGCGAAAGGTAATGTAAATAACGCTGATGATCCCAAGTGGGATACCAATAGGAGATGAGAGAAGACAGTTCCTTAATGCTTAAATGACGATAGGGTTCAAGCTTGTCGCCTACATAGCCAATTTTTTGCTTCAACGCCGTCTCGTTCTCTGAGAAGTTTTCGCCAAAGGCGTAAATCGTGCCACTATCTGCTTTCAGAACATTCATCAGGACTCGAAGAAAGGTACTTTTTCCAGATCCATTCGCTCCTATGAGGGCAACGATGGTCCCCTTTTCGACTATGAGATCAAGGGGTCCTAGACTGAAATTTTTAAGCTTCTTAGTTAAACCTGTTATTGTTAGTGCAGAGGTTTCCATAGTTATCCTTCCTGTCTATTTAAGATAATGGAGGTCGAGCACTTCATTGAAAATAGAACGAATCTCATCCTCCGAAAACCCGAGTTGCTTTCCTTGTTCCAACACTTTTTGAAATCCCTCATGTACGACTTTTTTCTTCGTCCGATCTTTGGTTTCTCTTTCAATATTGATTACAAAAGTGCCTTTGCCTTGAATCGTTTTGATGAAACCGCTGCTCTCTAAATTCTGATAAGCTTTCCTTGTGGTTATCACGCTGCAAGCTAACTCACTTGCCAAGATCCGTATGGAAGGAAGGGGAGTGCCTGGTGGAATCTGACCGCCGACGATGAGTGCTTTAATTTGTGTTTCAATCTGATGGTATATCGGTTCCCGGCTTTCTTCGGAAACCCGTATCGGTAACTTCATCATCCCTCCTCCGATCCTTTAATAATAATCTCTTTTCATTAAACGATGGGTTAGTATCTTGTTCCAACCCGTACAGGCGGTAACACCTATAAGAAGGGAGAGGAGGGCAAGGCTCCAACCGTTAG
It encodes the following:
- a CDS encoding fasciclin domain-containing protein, coding for MEKRKFGLVLLMIMMVLSFSAGAFAEEQGVKKDIVDTAIEAGNFNTLAAALKKAGLVDTLKGKGPFTVFAPTDEAFNKLLKKLDITAEELLARKDLKDILLYHVVPGKVMSGDLKDGMKVETLAKKKVKISLNPTKVNKANVIKPDIEASNGVIHVIDEVLLP
- a CDS encoding ATP-binding cassette domain-containing protein, producing the protein METSALTITGLTKKLKNFSLGPLDLIVEKGTIVALIGANGSGKSTFLRVLMNVLKADSGTIYAFGENFSENETALKQKIGYVGDKLEPYRHLSIKELSSLISYWYPTWDHQRYLHYLSRYQIDENMKYEHGSTGTRKKVEFIFSLCYDSQLLVLDEPSAGMDMVSQRKMKEDLLNYMEDGERSILIATHIADEVEQLSDYIAVIEEGKIVLTFNKDDVREHWARVSVSQVTDSLLDHAHVISTSMNPPEIVTNHLSALEMELKNQQITINQIQRLTLEEVVENLTT
- a CDS encoding GntR family transcriptional regulator, translated to MMKLPIRVSEESREPIYHQIETQIKALIVGGQIPPGTPLPSIRILASELACSVITTRKAYQNLESSGFIKTIQGKGTFVINIERETKDRTKKKVVHEGFQKVLEQGKQLGFSEDEIRSIFNEVLDLHYLK